One Candidatus Nitronauta litoralis genomic window, GCCGGGAGGCCTTCCACACTTCAAAAATGCGCAAAACGGTTAAAGATTCGCCTCAAATTACAATCCTGACGAATTGTCCTATTCACCCCGGTCCTCCAAACCCCTTACCGTTTATTTCTATCCAATTTCCAACTTTTTAATTCTTCACCCTTCCACCAGGCTGTTGAGCACCAGCTGGATATTGGCTTCGCCTGCTTTAGATTGAACACGGCCTTCTATATCTCCGGCAGAGGGGCGAACAGTACCATCCTGGTCCAGGCGCACATGCAGATCAATAGGGCCTTCAAACACAGCTCCTGGCAGCATGGTATTGGCCTGTCCAATTGAAAACTCCATCGGAAACTCAGGTGATGTGACACGCTTCACAGCAAGAGGAGGTCCTCCTCCCGTAGATCCGGCTTTACGGGCAATAATAAATAACGATGCACCTTCAGGTGCTTTCGACTCTAAAGCCTTTGACAAAGAAATCGTTCCAGCAATCTGCATGTTTGGGTCTGGAGCTATTAACGTGTCGAGTACCAGGGTTACATTTTTGGCTCCCGGTGTTACAGCAACCCGACCCTCAATATCCCCCGGGCCTGATTTAGGTGAACCATCGGCATCAAGCCGTGCACTGAGGGTCAGCGGCCCCTCAAACGGTATCCCTTCCAACATCGCATCGGCCGGTCCAATAGTGAATTCAAAGGGAAGTCGATAGCTGTCGTACCTTTTGACTGCCAGCGGTGGGCCGGCAGTCTGTCCTTCCGGTCTCACAAAAACAAACAGTCGCGCGCCCATTGGTTGGTCCAGGGTCCGGTCCGAGTGTAATTCTATTGTTCCCTGTATCTCTTTAGCCTGAACCTCCGGAGCCTGCTTTTTCTTCATTTTCGCAAGCTCCTTTTTGATGGGAGCCGTCACCTTATGCTCCTTGAGCTCCTTTTCGCACCCCGAAAGGAGCAAACCCGCTACACAAACTGAAAAAAACACTAAAGGTTTCAAAACAAAACTCCGAAAAATTGGGTAACAGTTGCACAAATGCACGGATATTGGCAACAACATCATTTTAAATCCGGCACCCGCTCAAGAGCAACTGGAGAAATAAAAGTTCTGGAGGCGTCAATGATTTATCCCGTAAGGATTTTGGACGCCGGGGGCAATTTGAGACAAGTGGTGTCCAGCAGACAGTTGAGCAACCTTCACTGGAAAAAATTCGACCAGACGGTTACGCGAGAATTTTCAATCGGGCAAAAAAAAGGGGAAGATAAAACCAATTCCCGGTTTCCCGACAGTGACGATGAAACACTGGACCCTGATCCAATATAGCAGAAACCTGCTACGGGCAGCAGGTTGGGGAAACGATACCCGTCCTAATCCTCCACCAAGAGTTGGACTCAAGTATTGAATCCCCACAGAAATGGGGAGTGAAGCGGAAACGCATCACTCCCCATTTTACTTTTCCCGCCAAAAGATATTATGCTGAATGTTTCAGGTGTGGTTTCGCCCTGGTGTGAACGACTACATTTGGACGGTAGTCTTCTCCTTCCAGTTTCACAAACCGGCACATTTCCGTTAATCGCGAATAGATTCTTGGACCCAGACGTTCAGACAACGTTGCCGGGTTGACCTTTTCTGCATAACTTTTTGAAAGATTGATCCGGCCATCCGTGGAAGAGTTATTTCTATTTTGGGACTCCTCAGAATTATCTTCATGGTTGCTGGTAAAAAGGGTAACCCGGTCCGCGGCGTTATACCGGCTTGTGATGATCTGATCGAGCATGGTCTGTTCCCACTCGGTGTTGCGTCCCTTGGCCAGTTCATCAATCACCAGAACCGGTGCATTCACGTATGGGTTAATAAGTGCCTGCTCGGAAAGATCATTCGAATATCCATGGCGGATATCCGATAGTAACTGAAAAAAATCAACAAACTTGCATTCGACCTCACGTTCCAGAATAAGGGCCTTAAGAATGCTGACTGCCAGGTGAGTTTTTCCAAGACCGGGCTGGCCCATAAACAAAATACCTTTCACCTCCGGTCCAAAGTCGGAGACAAAATCCTTTGCCATGCGCAATGCCAGTCTTTGGGAATCGTCTACCGGATGGTAGGTATCAAATTGCGTTTCTGCAAACTTTCCCGGGATACCCGCATCGTTGAGTAGTTTTATACGGCGAGTGTGCCCCGCGCACTGGCACGGCACCTTGGTTGAGTAGCCGCGCTCGTCTTCTTCAATCAGGAAGTTCTGACCCGCACAAATTTCACAAACAAATTCTTTCTTTAACCGGGAGAACAATTTCCCATCGACATTATCAAGCTCAATAGGCAATTTGCTGTTCAGGTTTTCTGAAGTCTTACTCATCAAACTCCGGGTCCTTCCATCTCGGCTTCAATTTCTTCCTTTAACAATTCCAGAGAAAGCCTGACCGAACCGCCCCTGTGCTCCCGGCGTAATTTTTGAACGGTCACCTCAATCGCCCGGCACAAACGCTCTAGCGGTACGCCTTCCTTTTCCCATTCACCCACGCGGTGGTAATCCTGCGCAGACAGGGTGAGCCCCGACCCCTTTTGAGCAAGGAAAAACTGCTCCACCTGGGTTAAATAATTTAAATGGCTTTTCTGAATATAACTCACTACTTCCGAAGGGGTGAAATTTTAGGTGGACTCGCGATTAAATTTTTTAATCTACACTTCAGTTTTTTCTGTTGGCCAACCGCAGACCCACAGTGTGCAGATGCTCCTAAGCTTTTATGTCGAGGACAGTGCCGGTCATTTCATCTGCAGCGCGGATGACATTCGCATTGGCTTTGAATGCATTGGTCGCCAGAATCTGGTCGACCGCCTCTTCTGCGATGTCTACATTCGAGGTCTCTATAGCCCCGGAGACCAGTTGGCCCAGTCCTCCGGTTCCCGGCGAACCGAGGACAGCCTGTCCAGATTCCGCCGATTGCGCAAACAAGTTGCCGCCCAGGGGGGTGAGTCCCGCGGGATTATTAAAATTGGCGAGACTGATGCGACCGAGTGTCCGGGTAGTGCCACCCACCCGTGCTGCGACTTGCCCATCCGGTCCGATATTAAATGAAGATATCCCACCAGGGAGTGAAATTTCGGGTTGAACCGGGTTGCCCGTGCCATCCACCAACCGCCCGGAACTGTCGACTGAAAAATTCCCTGCACGTGTAAATGCCGTGCCCCCGCCTGCGGTGGAAACCTGGAAAAAACCGTTGCCGTTAATCGCAGCGTTGAAAGCGTTGCCAGTCTGGATGATGGAACCCGAGTTCTGGTTTGGAGTGATCCCTTGTAAACGCGACCCACCACTTTGGACATCGGAGATAACTGTCCGGCTGGCTTTAAAACCCGGAGTTTGCAGATTGGATATATTGTTGGCGCTGGTCTGCAGGCGTGCTGATGAAGTTCGGAGACCAGAAAGCGCGCTGGAAAATGCGTCGAGCATGATAACCCCTCCTTATGAGAAGTCTTCTATCGAAATAGCCGGATCCGAATCCGGGTCTCGCAACACTTCAGGCAGGTCCTCTACTTTGACTGTTACCAGATCGCGGATCACGGCGGTTTCATCGCAATTATTCTTTTTGGGACAGGTCTGGCAGTCTTTCCAGACTTTGTAAGGCAACTCACTCATATTAGCAACATGAAAACCCAGATTCGCAAAAACGGGCACTACATAGGTGAGTGCAAAAATCCGTTCGTAACCCAGCTCCAGCGCATCATCGATACACGCTTGAATGAGTGCTGTGCCTATTCCTTTGCGGCCAAATTCCGAATCCACAACAAGGGACCGGACCTCCGCCAGCTTTTCTCCCATGTGAACCAGGCTGCAAGTACCCAGCACCCGGCCTTCATTCTCGAAGACAAAAATGTCCCGAAGGTTGGATTCAATATCCTCACGACTGCGTGGAAGCACCGTTCCCGCCTGAGCTCTTGGAACCAACAGGGTATGGATGGCATCAATGTCCGGTAGTGTCGCTTTTCGAATCATTGGGAATGCTATTGGGAAAAATAAAACTATTTAAATGAATAAAAGCACAGACAAATCAAAAAAAATTAACAGGCCACAACCCGTTTTCCATTTTGTCTGGCCTTGCTGAGAGCGCGGGTGGCTCGCTGGATCAAATCTGTTGGCTGACGCATTTTTTCACTCTGAAAACTGGTCACGCCAAACCGGCATTCCAGGCAAGTACTTTCACCATTGGGAGAGGCAAAACTTTCCAGCGCGACTCGTATCCTCTCGGCAACATTGACGGCAGCCTGATTTTCCAGACCGGGCAACAACATGAGAAACTCATTGGATTCCGTCCGGACAATGCTATCGCCTCCCCGGCTGGATTCAGCGAGTATTCGGCCTATTTCCTTAAAGATAACTTCCTGCCGGGAATTCGACTCAGTATCGCCGGGAACCGAAGGTGTGTCAATGCGCATTTTGATGATGGAAAGCTGCTTTTTATAGCGGCGTGCGCGGTCAAACTCGCGTGCCAGAACTGGCTTAAGGTAGGAGGCATTAAACAGACCGGTTTGCCTGTCGAGTACCGGTTGCCGGCGCAAACTATCCAATAACAAAATATTATCAATCGCAAGTCCCAGTTTTTCAGCCATTCGCACCAGATAATCCGTTCGCAGACCCTCGTGGAAATGAAAGGGTTCCCGACTGCCAAGGCAGATAGCACCCGCCAGCTTTCCTCGCAGGTGGATCGGTATGAGGGCCTGGGACTCAATTTCATCACCATCGTCAACGAATACGCTTTCCCCGGGCTTAAGTTCTCCATTTAGAGTGGGTTCTTCCGATTGCGGGAACCACATTCCCAGTTTTTCCGGTGAAACAAAATGAAGAGTCTCTTTTATTTCATCCGAATCTATAAGATTGCTTTCCATCAAATGCTCCGGACTTTCGGAAAGACAAATTTGCACTCGTTCCAGAACAAAACGCGTCAGGATGTCTTCCTTCAATTGCCGGATCATTTCAGATAAATCGATGTGACTCATGATCGCACGCTCAATCTCAAACAGATGCTCCTGGATTTCCTCATTGGCCTGCGTAATCTCTACAAACCACTCCAACTGGCTGCGCATATGTTCCTTGTCATCATTGGCACGCTTTAGAATTCGATCGGCAATGCTCAGGGTTTTCAACGGGGACAACGGAAGGTCTTCGTGATCAATCTGTTTGAACTTATGCAGGAGTTCAGGATAATCGTTAAAAAACTCCGGATGCTCATTAAGATAAATAGCGATCTGGTCTTTATTCATGAAGGGAACTGAGGTGACAGGTTTATTATTTTTTTCCTAAACCAATACGGCGCAGGAAACTTTATTTTTGGCAATCCCTGGATCCTTTAGCCTCTCCACTGAAAACATTGAAACAGGCAAAGGCCAGCTAACTATTTGATTAAATGTGATTTACACTAGCTGTACATTAATACCACATTTTTCGATCCGTGTCTCACCAAAAATCAGCAAATCTCAATTTTTACAATAGGTTATTAGTTAAAAGCGGAGCTTAAAGGTGGCGGTGCGGAATAAAAACAACAATAAAGGATTATGCTATTGCCCCACAAAATTGACGGGATAAACGTATACAAGATATAGGTAAAAGAAGGCGAGCGAAACGGTCAGGATGGAAAGTCCCACCACACTGGATTTTAACTTCAGGCCTTCAGCACTGATCTCGACCTGGTGCTGCTCTTTTTCTCCATCCCCTTTACTGTCCTTACCTTCTGCTTCACGAATTTTTTCAGCATCAATACGCATGGTCACTTGCACCCAGGTCAGATAAAGCCCCATAAAAACGATTCCAAGAACAACAGCAAATATTATAAGAGACGACCAGTAGTGAAACGTAAACGTTTCCCGAGCAATTTTTATTTTATACAGTTTCCAATCGTGGTATGCCTGAAGATACTCTTCGTCAAGTAACAGAAACTTGTCATCTGGAGCAGGCTGCCCAGGTTTCGAGGGTTTCCCTTCACTTTTTTTGGATGTGTTGGTGGTAGATTTTAAAACCTCCTCGATCAAGGCACGGTCATGTGCACTCAGCGAAGCCACTCCCTTTTCCTCTTTCTTTTCAGGTGATTTTTCCTTCAACACCTGGCTTAAGAGATCAGCATCCCTTTTGCTGATGGTCGGGGTGTTTTGTTGTGCCCTTGCAGAAAAGATGACCGCCAATGAAAAAACAAGGATGGCAAAAAATACAACAAACCCAGTGCGATTTTTAAACAAGATCATTCGATTTGCGACTCCATGTATTTACGAATATAACTCGAAAGAAGCCGCAGTTTTTCGAGGTCTGCGTTTTCAGAATCTATTTCCAGGATTCCAAGAATCAGTTCATTCTCTTCGGGTTTGATGATTTTCAGAATCCCTTCCAGGTCTTCTTTCAATAACTGCAATTCGGCGGAGTCCATCTCCTCAACCTCTGATGTCCCTTCCCCCCCCGTCAATTCATTCATTGAGGTTTCGGGTGGATCTCCAGGTTGAGGCTGACTCGTCTCATTCTGTGCGAGTATCTGCTTCAACAGGTCGATCACGCTTTCATCTGAATTACCTTCATTTTGCTGGCCGTCAGGCTCATCAACCGGAGCAATCACCTGTTTGTGAGTTTCGGTCTTCGTCGGTTCATCCGGCGATTCAATTGGGGGGACGTACTGGTAGGGAACTACTTTTGAATCCGGAGAATCCAGTGGCGGGAGGGTCTGGTGGAACTGTTTGGTTGGAACTTTTAATTTAGGCGTTCCTGGTTTGGAAAAATCCGGTTTTTTCAGTCCCGGAATTATCTTCCATTTTTTATCCACCACAATTTTTTTCTTTTTCTGTGTGGTAGATTTGGTTTTCCCAAGAACTTTACTTAAATTGGTCGCACTTTTCTTGTTTAGCTTTGTGGTCGCCTTAAGGGCTTTGTTGACCTTCAGCGATTTGGAACTGGAACCAATTTCCAGTTTATTGCTGGAACTGGAAGACTCAGCGAGTAGCATCCCGCCCTGAATCCACTTCCCAGAATTTTTCGGAGAGGCCTGGTTGGATGCCAGGACTGGATTGGCCGAAAAAAACAAACAAAGCGTGCCCAGGGCACACCACACGATTATTCTGGACATGTCACACTCCCCCACAGAAAGTAACAAGATATCAATACTATATGTTCCGGCCCCTACCTTGTCAAACCCACTTTCCCGTTAAGAATGACAGCAGACACTTTTCAATAATTTTGAACTACAACTATGAACTACAAAATTTTTTGAACCCCGTTTAACCGGATCAAATTATTGTTTATTTTTGAAGCGTGGTTAAAATAAGGAGTGAGCGGTAAGCTGAGTAAAAAATAACTGCTCCTCTTCCGGATTTTTTACCAATGGATACCATCCTGATGAATTGCCCTTCGTGTGGGAATGAACTCACTTTACAGAAAGCGGTCGGAGTGAAGGCCCATATTTGCGTTGGAGGATGTGGGGGCTTTTGGATAAAAATCGCAGAAGTAAAAAAACTTATGGACCGGCTTCCCGGGCAAGGCGACTCTTTCCTTTTAATTGAACGCGCCGAGGGGGTCCGCTTGTTCCGTAATCCGGAACATCCCTGCCCAAATTGTCAAACCACCCTGCTATACCGACATTGTTTCAGCCGCAAGCTGGAAATGGAAATCGATCAATGTTCCAAATGCGGAGGCTATTGGCTGGACTCTGGCATTCTCGCAAAACTTGGCGACAACTATTTGGGCGAGGAACAGAAGCAGAATCTGGCCCGGGATTATTTTAAAGAAATGTTTGATATCAAAGTACGCAACATGAACATGGTCAATCACGACACTCTGGAAGCCGCTAAACAAATCGTGCGGCTGTTTTTGTTCATCACACCAAAACCATACACTCCAACCAGTTTGCCGCTTGAACTCGAGTAATCAAATATAAATTATGGAACAGGCAGGGAAGCGTTTTTTAATTCTTCAATGGCGTTTTGAATGATTACAGCCTGGGGTTGCCCCGGGTCCAGTCGCAACGATTCCTGAAAATGAAACAATGCCTTTTTGTTATCCGGTCGATGCTTGCTATAGATCAATCCAAGGTTGAGATGCACACCGGCAATAGCCGGTGACTTTTTGAGCAGGTTATTGTAAGTGACGATGGCGTCATCAATTTTCCCGGATTGTAACTGGGCCAGGGCCAGATTAATGAATGCCAGCGGATAGTCGGGTTTGATCTCCCCCGTTTTTCTAAACTGGGCAATCGCATCATCAAACCGACGCAGCACAAGATAGGCGTTGCCTAAACCAAAATAGCCCTGATAATTTCCAGGATAATATGCAATATACTTTTGTAACGGTTCCACCGCCTTGTCCGGTTGTCCAGCCTGGATAGCCAGAAGGCTGTAGTTGTACAGAGCCTCCTCAAAATGAGGCTTTAATTCAAAGGCCCGACGATAAGAATGCAAGGCATCGTCGATTTGTCTTAAGACCTGCTGAACGCGCCCAAGGTTGTAAAAAGCAGGCGCATAGTTGGGGTCCAGCTTCACCACCCGTTCGAAATACCCCTTCGCCAGCTCAAACTGCTTCAATTTTCCATAAACGTTACCCAGATTGTTTAAAGCAAACGTATAGTTGGGATTGAGCTCAAGTGCGGCTTTAAATTCAGCAATGGCCTTTTCGTATTTACCGAGCTTGTCATACGCTTCTCCCAGGTTGCTGTAAGGACGAATAAACCGCGGGGCTTTCTTTTTCGCGTCCGCCCAGAGAGAAACATCGCTCTGCCACACCGGATTGCGGTTGACAGTCAAGCCCGCCATCAAAACCAATACCAGCATGGCAATCCGGAGTAACCAGATTTCCTTACCCGGACCAACCTTTCTCATTCGATGAATCCCGATTTCCAAAAACCCTGCCGCCGCCATACAAAAACCGATCAGGGGTAAATAGGTTCGATGCTCCACTGCAACATCATGCAGGGGAACAAAACTGGAAGTTGGCAGAACCGTGATTCCCATCCACGCCAATCCGAACGCAACCCATGGGTGAGCACGAGACGTTCTCAGAATTATCAGGACGAAAATTATGAGCACCGCAATGCCACCGTAGTTACTCCAGTCAGCCCAGTCTGTGGCAAGAGGAAAATCCACGTCTATGCTCTGGTTGATCGGAAACAGCATCTTCTTGAAATACTCAAACGGGATAACCTGAGTTTGCGTCAAGAGGTATTGATCGGAAGTCATGTAGGTCTTGCCGGTCGGGAGAATGCCTTCCGGAGTCATCATGCGATAGATGATGTAACTGAAAAACGGAATTCCAATTGCCAGAAGAAGCCGGGCCTGGCCCTTGAGCCAATCCATGAACGATTTCCCTGAAAAAAAATAAAAGTGGTATAGAAAGATCATCGCAGGAATGGTGATGATGATGAGCTTGCTCGAAACACCCAGCAACAAAGTGGTGGCGGCACCACCAAAATATAGAAACGATTTTCCTATCAGTTTGTTTTCACTCTCACGCATCCCGAGCAACCCGCGAAAAAACAGTTCCATGGTGATTAAATAGAACAAGGTGGCGAGACTGGAAGAACGACTGCTGATATAGGTAACCGCCTGTGTACCCAGCGGATGCAGGGCGAACAGGGCGGCGGCAAAAAATGCCATTCGTTTGAAAGCAGGAGAAATCGTTCCGTAGCGAACCGAACCCTTTCCTGAAAGGAGCACCAGTCGGTACAACATCAACACCACACCTATATGGATGAGGATGTTGAAGATATGATAACTCCACACCTCAAACCCGCTGATGGCGTAATTCAGGTTGAAGCTCAAAATAACCACTGGGCGAATAGCTGGATTAAAAAGGAATTCTGAAATTTTTCCGGTATCGCGCACCCAGGGTTTTTTCAGGATCTGGTTCACGTCATCGTACTGGAAAGCATGGTCCAGCGTATTGCCGTAGGCCACAGCAACTAATAGCGAAAGGACTATATAAGGAAGGAGTTTTTTCATCGTTTTAACAGCAACCTGAATTCTTCTTCGATCCGGTCCACCACCTGTTCCCACCCGTATCGGGATTCCACCAGTTCTCGGCAGGCTGGTTTCAATTTCCGGAAAGGTTCAGGATCCTCCAGAAAGACTTCAATACGCTGCGCCATACATTCTGCCGAAGTTCCGGAAAAAAGCAGGCGTTCATCGAGTGGTTTTAAAATTTCAACCGTTCCCCCCACCTGGGTTCCAATTGCAGGCAATCCGCAAGCAAGTGCCTCGACAGTCGACAAACCAAATCCTTCAAGTTCCACCGTGGGCAGAATAAAGACATTAGCCATCTGGTAGTAAGCCTTTAAATCATCATCACTGACCTCACCGGGAAATAAAACAGATTCCCCCAAACCCAGATCCTGCGCCCGTTTTATCAACTCTTCACGCAAAGAACCTTTTCCGATCATGATTAACTTGAAAGGTTGTTCCGGTTTTCGATCCTTTACTATTTTCATTGCGTCTATCAGACGATCGAGCCCCATTCGTGCTTCCATGCGCCGTACGGTGAGAAGTACCGGCTGGTCGACAGGTAGGCTTAATCGATCACGCAGGCTTTCAGCACTTTGATCCGGAGCCAAAGGACGAAAGTGTTCGATATCGACACCCCCTGGAATGACGCGAAGGCGCGGCTTTTTAAATGGAAAATAATCCAGAAAACTCTGCCGCATGTATTCGCTTAAAAAAAGACAGGAGTCTGCCCGACGAAACTCGCACCACTCCATATAACGAATCGCCTGCAGGCGCCACCAGGTTGGAGAAAACATTCCCGGCAAAACTTCTGGTCCCAGCCGATTGATCCGTTCCTCATCCTGCCAGAGACTGTGTATATGAATCACTTTTATCGCATCATCCAGCAAACTGTTCTTTAATCCGAGGTACCCGATGAGGGGGTTATGCACATGCACCAGGCCAATGCGCGTTTCTTCGTCAATTCGTTTGATAGCACGATTCACCCGCCGCCCCAGACGAAAAAACTGTCTGGCATCAGTTGCAGACAAACGGTGAAAGGTTACGCCGTCGATAGTCTCTGTATCTTTAAAGGATCCATCCGGTTTGCACGTGATCAGGTGAACCGGCCAGCCGCGCTCAACCAGTCGCCGATTGACCTCATGCGTGTATTTCCATGCACCCCCGATCGCATCGGGATAAGCGTAAAACTGGAGGGACAAAATAGCAGGTTTTGCGGAAGGCAGGGTCATGGTTCCAATCAGGAAATAGGAGTTCCTTACTTTTCGGAATTGTAACCCATAAACTTGATCAATGGTCCTCCGCGGACTGCGAGCAGGCAGTATGTTGTAATACGCTCAAAATTTAATGCTGAACCAAAACCTGTCAGACCGTTTGCCCCACCGCAAGGTGGTCCTCCGCGGACTGCGAACAGGCAGTATGTTGTAATACGCTCAAAAATTAATGCTGAACCAAAACCTGTCAGACCTTTTGCCCCACCGCAAGGTGGTCCTTCCCAAGGGACTCAGGTTTCGCTATCATGGGGCCGCTTTTCGTCTTTTGAAATACTGGATGTTTTTACCAACCTGATATCGGACTCTGATGACTTCCCGCGGTAACTCCAACTCTCCCGACGAGTCTACTTCCACCCCATCAAAAGGATTTGGCGGCTGGCTGTTGTCCGCTTTCGATAAAATCGTGCTGGGACACCCGCTTGTCAGCATGATACTGGCGTTACTGTTCAGCGGATTTTTTCTCTACCAGTTTCCCAGTTTCAAGCTCGATGCTTCCTCTGAATCCCTGGTTCTCGAAAACGACGACGACCTTGCTTACTCGCGTCAAATAGCAGATGCCTACGCTACTGCTGAATTCCTCATCATCACCTGGACTCCAAAAGATGGCATGCTGTCGGAGGCCTCACTCACCGGCCTCGCCAATCTGAAAAAAGAACTGCTTGCCCTCGACTGGATCGAGTCGATCACCAGCGTGCTCGACGTTCCCCTGCTCGACAGTCCACGCATTACCTTCGGTCAACTCAAGGAAGGCACGCGGTCCATCGAAACCCATCCTGACGTCGACCGCTCGCTGGCGCTGAAAGAATTCAAAACCAGCCCGATCTATAAAAACCTGCTGGTCTCGGCAGACGGCAAAACCTCCGCCATCCAGGTCAACATCCGTCGCGACCAGAAATACGAAACCCTGTTGAACCGCCGTAATGCCCTGCGCAACAAGGAATACGCAGGCACCCTGACTCCTGAAGAACAGATCGAATATCAGAAAGCCAAGGCTGAGTTCAAGGCCTACCTCGCCATCGTCAACGTTCAGCAGGAAAAAAACATCCAGGCGGTGCGCGACATCATGGACCGTTACCGGGATGTCGCTGATCTTTTTCTTGGCGGTGTGCCGATGATCACGGTCGATATCATCGAATTCATACGGCACGATCTGATCACGTTTGGACTCGGTGTCTTCGCGTTTTTGATCTTTGCCCTGTGGTTCTTCTTTCGCAAAGTGCGCTGGGTGAGTTTACCGCTGGTGTGTTGCGGTCTTACGGCGCTGACCATGATCGGTTTTCTGGGTTTTGTCGACTGGCGGGTTACGGTCATTTCGTCAAACTTTGTTTCCATCCTCATCATCGTCACCATGCAGCTCACGATCCACCTGATCGTACGTTACGGTGAACTCAAAGCCGAGTTCCCGGACTGGGACCAGCGTCGATTGGTCCGCGAAACGGTCAGCTTCATGACACGCCCCTGTTTTTACACAGCCATCACCACCATCGCCGCCTTCAGTTCCCTGGTAGTGAGCGGTATCCGGCCGGTAATTGATTTTGGTTGGATGA contains:
- a CDS encoding ATP-binding protein; the encoded protein is MSKTSENLNSKLPIELDNVDGKLFSRLKKEFVCEICAGQNFLIEEDERGYSTKVPCQCAGHTRRIKLLNDAGIPGKFAETQFDTYHPVDDSQRLALRMAKDFVSDFGPEVKGILFMGQPGLGKTHLAVSILKALILEREVECKFVDFFQLLSDIRHGYSNDLSEQALINPYVNAPVLVIDELAKGRNTEWEQTMLDQIITSRYNAADRVTLFTSNHEDNSEESQNRNNSSTDGRINLSKSYAEKVNPATLSERLGPRIYSRLTEMCRFVKLEGEDYRPNVVVHTRAKPHLKHSA
- a CDS encoding flagellar hook basal-body protein, producing the protein MLDAFSSALSGLRTSSARLQTSANNISNLQTPGFKASRTVISDVQSGGSRLQGITPNQNSGSIIQTGNAFNAAINGNGFFQVSTAGGGTAFTRAGNFSVDSSGRLVDGTGNPVQPEISLPGGISSFNIGPDGQVAARVGGTTRTLGRISLANFNNPAGLTPLGGNLFAQSAESGQAVLGSPGTGGLGQLVSGAIETSNVDIAEEAVDQILATNAFKANANVIRAADEMTGTVLDIKA
- a CDS encoding N-acetyltransferase, whose protein sequence is MIRKATLPDIDAIHTLLVPRAQAGTVLPRSREDIESNLRDIFVFENEGRVLGTCSLVHMGEKLAEVRSLVVDSEFGRKGIGTALIQACIDDALELGYERIFALTYVVPVFANLGFHVANMSELPYKVWKDCQTCPKKNNCDETAVIRDLVTVKVEDLPEVLRDPDSDPAISIEDFS
- a CDS encoding sensor domain-containing diguanylate cyclase, whose protein sequence is MNKDQIAIYLNEHPEFFNDYPELLHKFKQIDHEDLPLSPLKTLSIADRILKRANDDKEHMRSQLEWFVEITQANEEIQEHLFEIERAIMSHIDLSEMIRQLKEDILTRFVLERVQICLSESPEHLMESNLIDSDEIKETLHFVSPEKLGMWFPQSEEPTLNGELKPGESVFVDDGDEIESQALIPIHLRGKLAGAICLGSREPFHFHEGLRTDYLVRMAEKLGLAIDNILLLDSLRRQPVLDRQTGLFNASYLKPVLAREFDRARRYKKQLSIIKMRIDTPSVPGDTESNSRQEVIFKEIGRILAESSRGGDSIVRTESNEFLMLLPGLENQAAVNVAERIRVALESFASPNGESTCLECRFGVTSFQSEKMRQPTDLIQRATRALSKARQNGKRVVAC
- a CDS encoding tetratricopeptide repeat protein, whose translation is MKKLLPYIVLSLLVAVAYGNTLDHAFQYDDVNQILKKPWVRDTGKISEFLFNPAIRPVVILSFNLNYAISGFEVWSYHIFNILIHIGVVLMLYRLVLLSGKGSVRYGTISPAFKRMAFFAAALFALHPLGTQAVTYISSRSSSLATLFYLITMELFFRGLLGMRESENKLIGKSFLYFGGAATTLLLGVSSKLIIITIPAMIFLYHFYFFSGKSFMDWLKGQARLLLAIGIPFFSYIIYRMMTPEGILPTGKTYMTSDQYLLTQTQVIPFEYFKKMLFPINQSIDVDFPLATDWADWSNYGGIAVLIIFVLIILRTSRAHPWVAFGLAWMGITVLPTSSFVPLHDVAVEHRTYLPLIGFCMAAAGFLEIGIHRMRKVGPGKEIWLLRIAMLVLVLMAGLTVNRNPVWQSDVSLWADAKKKAPRFIRPYSNLGEAYDKLGKYEKAIAEFKAALELNPNYTFALNNLGNVYGKLKQFELAKGYFERVVKLDPNYAPAFYNLGRVQQVLRQIDDALHSYRRAFELKPHFEEALYNYSLLAIQAGQPDKAVEPLQKYIAYYPGNYQGYFGLGNAYLVLRRFDDAIAQFRKTGEIKPDYPLAFINLALAQLQSGKIDDAIVTYNNLLKKSPAIAGVHLNLGLIYSKHRPDNKKALFHFQESLRLDPGQPQAVIIQNAIEELKNASLPVP
- a CDS encoding glycosyltransferase family 4 protein translates to MTLPSAKPAILSLQFYAYPDAIGGAWKYTHEVNRRLVERGWPVHLITCKPDGSFKDTETIDGVTFHRLSATDARQFFRLGRRVNRAIKRIDEETRIGLVHVHNPLIGYLGLKNSLLDDAIKVIHIHSLWQDEERINRLGPEVLPGMFSPTWWRLQAIRYMEWCEFRRADSCLFLSEYMRQSFLDYFPFKKPRLRVIPGGVDIEHFRPLAPDQSAESLRDRLSLPVDQPVLLTVRRMEARMGLDRLIDAMKIVKDRKPEQPFKLIMIGKGSLREELIKRAQDLGLGESVLFPGEVSDDDLKAYYQMANVFILPTVELEGFGLSTVEALACGLPAIGTQVGGTVEILKPLDERLLFSGTSAECMAQRIEVFLEDPEPFRKLKPACRELVESRYGWEQVVDRIEEEFRLLLKR